The genomic segment GAGAAGGGTGTTTATGAAATAGTTAAACGTTATCTAGTTTTCTTCATACCTTCTTCTTCTTCCAAACTTAGCAGAGCCCGGGTGGCTCCCTCAGGGTTATCACTCACGGACTGCACGGCGCGATGGAGAACTTTGCGGCACGACTGGACATCTTTGCACGTCCTAATTAAGAGAATAAGATGCACGAATCATACACAATTGAGAGCTCTGATAATAGAAGTGAGGTGGTGATATTGAAGTGAAACAGTTAATAATGATGTCAATGACATCATGGATAACAATATCACAAATGCACAGCATGGCTGAGTGAAGCAAGTTTGTAATGATGATAAGGATggtgattgttgttgttgatgatgatgatgatgatgatgatgatgatgatgatgatgatggatgcTGGTTGTTGACGATGCtgttaatgataatgatgcttctttttcatttttgttgttgatgatgatgatggtgatgatgatgatgatgatgatgatgatgatgatgatgatgatgatgatgatgatgatgatgatgatgatgatgatgatgatgatgatggatgcTGGTTGTTGACGATGCtgttaatgataatgatgcttctttttcatttttgttgttgatgatgatgattatgtgGGTGATCGTGATGTTGATGGTTGCTGCTGTTGATGAAAATTATGTCTTTTGTTGGTTATGTTGATAATGTTGGTGATGgaaatgatgattatgatcaTGGTGGTTgctgttgataatgatgactatgatacaatacaataatttatttatcgTTGATGATACGATGACAACACTATTGAAACACTTAGCTACTTACACATAACATAATAATACTaatatggtgatggtggtggcagTTGTttggtggttatgatgacgatgttaaagccgcattgtcaccagtttacttccggaggtccgacgcaaacctcaaccgttgaaagacaaaataatctattagaatccgagatatttaacaggccatccgctctaaattatcaatcacatcctcgaagaaacttccaatagacacactgctttctatagtttgaaatatttttcgcgtttttcgtaaaaaattatcggatattgttatgtaatcgaccggaagtaaactggtggcaatGTGGCTTTAAATACAATAATGATTTTCATCAGCCGCACCTCACAAGGTTTGCATATTCCACCCAGTACTCCAGCTCCCGCCCATGCCTACTGATGACTATTTCCCACAAGCGCTGAGCTTCTGATAGGTTACTTAGCTTGTATGCCTgcaataacaaaaagaaaacaaaatgtaacTATGGACAACACTTAGTAGCCTCTGTCTCTACAAGTGCTTATAGTATGGAGGACATTGACAAATTATTGACAAcattaattttcatttcaccatcataaaataaagtttaatacTACTTCATTCATCAGGTTCAATCAACAATATCACATCCATCAGCTGATGCACATGTGGATGTTTTTTTCGCTTTGCATCTTGCTAGGATAGCAAAACGGATTATTCCTCATCTTCTTTTAGTATTGATACAGTAGTCATTAAATAGTAGTAGCAGTAGTCATATAATACCTCAAGTCTGGCCCAGCATCTGTCTAGCAAATTAGTTGAGTCACCTTCATTTCCAAAATCTATAATACAAGAGAAATTATTTTAATCCATCATTTCAAGTGTTGAGAATTTCATCATTTAATTAACTTTGAGTACTTTTATAGTTCCAAACAAAAACTTTAGGAACATTGGGAATTCCATTGGTCAAAAGTATGGAGGTTTTTTGTTAGCAAACTCTGTGTGACTTCTGATAATATATTGGTTCCTTGGGTGAAAAGTAAGTCAGCAAATTCATAACCAGCCAGAGTCACCACTTTGAATCATCGCTCAAGTTACATATACATAACATAACCATAACATTAAGAACAATCACCCAACTAAGACAGAAACATGTACTCAACATGGTTCTGATAACACCACAAGCGTAGAGATGGTAGAGACCATACTATAGTTGAGACCAGTTTTTCATAGGTTGATAAAACTATGGTGGAGCGATGGTACTTTGGGGCGACTGTTTTGCAATTAAATAATGACATGTAAATAATGTATGGGTGAGAATGAACCCAAAACCAACAACAAAATCCATTGTGTGATTTCATCTCTAACATTGAAGGCAACTAGCCCTAGGGGTCAACACagtacaaaaaaacaccagggGGGGTGGGAGTTACTTACAGTGTTGCATGTACTCTATGGCACTCTTCAAACTGTCTCTCCATTCCTTTACTTCATGACTCTctggaataaaaacaaacacacaaaaaaagaactaTAAAAAACAATCACTCACAAACCAGCATCTATTCTGAACATTACCCTCCATATTATttgtacagaaaaaaaaattgcaaataaTTAACCAATGATGAAATctgcttttttttcaattttttatttgttttgagaCACAATATGGCTCAGTAAGTATATAACATCATGGTCACCCCACCTCTCCTCAAACAAATTTAGAATTTTACAAAGGATATTGTGCATGGAGTAAATTGTTTTTAGCAAAAACGGTGCAAGTAAAGGTCAGGaactttaattttaaaatttagtATAGTAAAGCGTTTTCCTACCTTCCGTCCACTCTTTCACCCTTCGCCTCATGTGATTACAGTAACATCGCCACAGTTGAAGGAACTCAACACCACTCGAGAAACCACAAGTGAGAGCTTTGTCAAAAATCTCTGGATTGCAAATAGAGGTTAgtgttttttattgcttttcaaGTGCATAGAAAGGCAAGTAAATCCCCTTTTGCTGAAATCATACTGAACATACTGTAGCTAAGGACATTGCTAGAAATGGTAGGAGTATAAGCCAGAGATGTACAGCACCTTTAATCTTGGAGGACGGCTGATTACTTCGCTCCTGAAACAAGAATCCGTAATCACTATAAATTAGTCATTTCATCTAAAATTCTGAATAAACGTATACTAAATAGTACAAATGCCATACCAGGGCCAGCATGTAGTTCTGCCATAGAGATGCCACCCACGGGCAGTTTCTGACTGCACGCTCATGAGCAGGCAAAACAACAGATGATATTTTAAGCTTTGAATCCTAGAAgagaaaatgctttttttatttgaactaaacAAACCATAAATAGTATACGAATAACATCATCTTGTTTGGTATATCTTGAGATGCagattttaaaatttcaatcaTTGTTTATAGCTATATATTCACTTAGGAGTTATGATGCACTCAAGAAGCTACAGTATAGGTTTGGTAATCCTCagtaaagaaacaaaaaaatcagcaaACAATGGAAAACCAGCATTCGTATTCGTGCACCTCTAAACAATAACATGGCTTGGAAACTCTGGATTCTTTTCATTATTTATGGTGAAATTAAGATGTCTTGTACATAGAGATTCTTAGATTATATATCCTTATTTAAAATACAGTAGGTGTTGACATCTCCTGGACCAATACCTCTACTTTACACTAACACGCCAGAGCCTTAATATAGAGCTGTTCGTACTTCTACATGCattagatagatagatagatggatggatggatggatggatatggatggatggatggatggatggatggatggatggatggatggatggatggatggatggatggatggatggatagaTAGATTGTACCACTTGCAGATTAATCTGAAATACGGGTGTCTGCGCACACGGAATAGAAATACTACCTtacataaaatacaaataattacaTGACTTGGAGAAATTCCACAAATTTAACAGTGACAAAGTCAGCCAGCCTGTTAGTGTTGCAAAGGGCGGGTACGATCTTTCTATCTGCTCTTAAATTATATTGGTGTAGTGGCTTTGTGGTTCTTGATGAGGCAATCTGATGAGTAATGGATTGTCCCTGCGTAAGCTTCTCATGAACTCTTTGCAGAGTTCGGCTCTTCTGTCCTTTAGAGATCTAATGCCGGCCTTCATCAGGCAATCGGAGTATGGTACCCCGGGAAAGATGATCTTAAGTGCTCGTTGTTGAATCCTCTCAATAGCATTAGAGAGAAATTCAGTGAGGTTAGAATATACTGGGGCACCATACTCTAAGATTGAGCGAATAAGGGTGCAGTATACCTCGACAATGTCTCTTACATGCACACCTGATCTTTTCAGTATTCTTAACGCGTACATTCTTTTGTTTGCTTTCTTGATCACGTAATCGATGTGGCTAGTCCACTTCAAATCGTCGGATATATAAATACCGAGTATTATTATGCATTTTACCAATGTAGTTTATTGAGTGGGTAGCATTCGGTTAATCCAAAACACCTAGTCTTAAAAGAGCCCTCTAACCAGCTGCAACATGTAGGCTTGTCCATGTGACTCACCAAGTACGTTGTGTACTCCATCCATAGGTCAGAATAAAGGCAGTTGTCCTTCAATGCCCTTTCATAGAGACAGACAATCCTAACTGGTTCCCCTTTCTGTACCTCATATTTCAGGTAGTTTTTGTAGGCCTCAAGGCTATTGGATTTATTAGAGTTctggaaaggaaaaaaaacatgaaatgtATTTGTAAGTCATGTTAATAGGGTCCCCTAAACCTTAATTTCCCCAAAAGTTCTCTAACAGTTgccattttataaaaaaaaaatctaagaaATCATACCAGTTCATCTTCATAGGGAAGGATCTCTTCAAGTTTTGTCTCTGCCTTTTGATAAGCCAGCTTAACTGGTACTGGGACCTCTTCATCTTCTTCTAACCAATCCTCAAAATCACGCATAGTCATCTGCATTCCTTAAACACCAAATACATAAGTTTGATTGAGTACATACATATAAGTATATATAAATGTCATTACAAGAAACATGCTAAAGGTATAATAGAAAACCCTATGTATCTGTATTCCTTAAACACCAAATACATAAGTTTGATTATATAAGTACATACATATaagtatacataaatgtgattACAAGAAACATGCTAAAGGTATACAGTTATAGAAAACCCTACTATCTGTATTCCCTAAACACCAAATACATAAGTTTTCCGATTATACAAGTACATACATAGTATATATAAATGTGATTACAAGAAACATGCTAAAGGTATTATAGAAATCCCTACTATCTGTATTCCTTAAACACCAAATACATAAGTTTGATTAAGTACATACATATAAGTATATATAAATGTAATTACAAGAAACATGCTTAAGGTATACAGTTATAGAAAACCCTACTATCTGTATTCCTTAAACACCAAATACATAAGTTTGATTATATAAGTACATACATAGTATATATAAATGTGATTACAAGAAACATGCTAATGGTATACAGTTATAGAAAACCCTACTATCTGTATTCCTTTAACACCAAATACATAAGTTTGATTATATAAGTACATACATATAAGTATATATAAATGTGATTACAAGAAACATGCTTTAAAGGTATACAGTTATAGAAAACCCTACTATCTGTATTCCTTAAACACCAAATACAATAAGCTTGATTTTAACAGAATACAATAAAAGTCTATGACATTGTAAGGCATCCATGCCTTAAACTCACCAAGGAGAGGAACAGCAAGCTGTCGTCGGTATATCGATTCTACTCTTTCTCTTTGTGCAGCACTGACAAAGGTAGATAATATGTGATAGATAGATAATCATGATAGAGATATTTAGATAGctaattataatttattttagcCATTTGCAGTCAAAAAATTAATTTGTCACCTAGATTACACTTCTCCTGTAAGAATATGTAATGTGTAACATTCAATTTGGAGAACTTCGTTGTCTGAGTAAGGTAACTTATGTAGATTAACAGAGCTCTGAAAGTTTTAGAGTTTCTCtatttaaaagttttaaattgCTAGGAAACATGTTATTACAACGGCAAATTATCTAGTATTGAGCTTTGCATCTCCATAATGAGGCTTACTTACATTTTTTCTTCCATTGCTTCTTGATTTTCATCTGTAAGCATTTGCTAGAAGATAAGAGTGTCATTAAAAGTATGTGGAATAATGGAGAGGAAAAATGTAACCTGAACAAAAATGATGCAAAATATTGGTGATAAACTTTGGTGTATACCTCAAATGAATCCAAGATTGTTGTTTCAAACTCTCTGAATCCGTCCCATATGCTAGAACCCTGgaggaaaaaaattaattagaGGACAAAACAGGCAGACAGTCAGATGGAAGGTAGACAAGCCGATAGTACATACCTCAGTGACATGGAGTCCTGCTGAAGTGAGAGCCTTCTCAAATGTTGCTCTAACACTCTCGAGACCTTGGTCTGTCTCCATGTTATCCATCATGAACTGACAGTACTGAATCCACAACTTGACAGCTATCAATCACACGATAATCGTTATATGTATCAGACAATTCTGGCCCATACATTGACAGCTATCAGTCACACAATAATCAGTAGACAATACTGGTCTATTTATAACAGCTATCAATCACAAAATAATCATCAGATAATACTGGTCAAAACATTGACAGCTATCAATCACACAATAAACTGATAATTAGTCCAATGTATATTCTATAGCTTGAAAGCTATCaatcaaataaatatattacaGTACTGTACATTTAAGTGATATCATACATGATTGCATTATTGTACTGGTATTTGTAATCAGGAATTTTACTCACGGAGAGAGGATCTGCTCTACTGTTGTACctgtaggggagggggtggagaGATCtccattttcattaaaaaagtaCCCAAAGAAGTCTTTACAAAATGAATAAAACTTTCCCAGTAAACCAACTCAAACACTGCATGGGTTACAAAAATTTACGATAGAAAGTTTAACAGAACATCACCCACATTGGTAGTCTTGCACGCCACGATCAAACAGTGActtgatggtctccctgtggtcAGGTATACAAGCCAGTGGAAGCTCATCCTCAATCCAGGAAAGCCAGAGTTCTAAGATAATGAAGAGTTATTATGTAATTAGTTATTATGGGGAAAACACTTGTGACACTTTAGGACCAGGGCTCGATATCTAATAATTACTGTAATTGACAAATGTGCAAAATGCTCTAAGTCAGTAGCTACATATGTGTACTCCGGAAGGAGAGTATGAGTACAAGTGGAATAATTGATTTACACTAGTCAAATCACAATAAGTTGGGCAACCTGAATGGCCAAAACTGTTGCCTGGTCTTGTCATTTGCCATTTTTTACATGCACATCCATAGAAAGTTCAGCAGTTTGCTCCATTTGAAATTTCAGCATCCAATATTTCAGTGAAGTAAAGGGATATTGGTTTTTGCTTTTGGAGTAAATGAGCTCTCAATGCTGTACTTTCTCAAGAAAGACACCAAATTTTTAAAGCTCTATGTTATTAGGGCACAGGCAGCACATGCATTGTGGGGTAAATTCAATGTTTCATTACTCCCTGTCAGTACTGTAGCTTGTAAAAGCCTTTGAGGTTACCTCAGGCAAACAGGTAAATGCAAACATTACAAGCAATTCACAAACCTTCAGTTAGAGGAAAACTCTTGCTCATATTTTCTCGAGCCTGACGTAGTCTTTCCAGGTCCCCTGAGCTGCTTAGCAGGTTGATCAGCTGAATGTGTGATTGGTAGTTATATGGATTTGTTTCAAGCTAGGATGAGAACAAGTTGAAACAAAATGTCAGAATGTTTTGGATTGCCTGTTAGCATAGCAGTCAATTCACCCGCTTTAGGCGgttgtcacaagattttggaccttatcacaagcctaattctctgtattcacccgcattggctctcttgtttccccccccccccccccctcatatTCACCATATTTCACCTGAtctcacaagatttctgtccggGTTGACAGCTACTGTATGTGTTAGAGAGGGACTGGTTTAACGATACTGTAGACCCAAATTGCTTCATTTCCGGTGAAATTTTTTATTATGCTATTCGAAGACAATAGGCACACTCTAGATgtta from the Nematostella vectensis chromosome 4, jaNemVect1.1, whole genome shotgun sequence genome contains:
- the LOC5508868 gene encoding squamous cell carcinoma antigen recognized by T-cells 3, translated to MADEMEREHDETNEEESDSSSDEGMEQDKDPSADAEIHQLELQLETNPYNYQSHIQLINLLSSSGDLERLRQARENMSKSFPLTEELWLSWIEDELPLACIPDHRETIKSLFDRGVQDYQSVKLWIQYCQFMMDNMETDQGLESVRATFEKALTSAGLHVTEGSSIWDGFREFETTILDSFEQMLTDENQEAMEEKIAAQRERVESIYRRQLAVPLLGMQMTMRDFEDWLEEDEEVPVPVKLAYQKAETKLEEILPYEDELNSNKSNSLEAYKNYLKYEVQKGEPVRIVCLYERALKDNCLYSDLWMEYTTYLDSKLKISSVVLPAHERAVRNCPWVASLWQNYMLALERSNQPSSKIKEIFDKALTCGFSSGVEFLQLWRCYCNHMRRRVKEWTEESHEVKEWRDSLKSAIEYMQHYFGNEGDSTNLLDRCWARLEAYKLSNLSEAQRLWEIVISRHGRELEYWVEYANLVRTCKDVQSCRKVLHRAVQSVSDNPEGATRALLSLEEEEGSLEDWDSSYARCATRLKIVNERRTRAAEKEMSQMKEGEELAEKKKASRAEKKATKKQEKKAGKKDKAQIMKRKAGMEGSQNQQIDKVRSSEPAAKKPCVEGESVEDAAQEQPPSERQTEEEELPKHLDRSSDPRKVFISNLLFSITEDHLRDKFSKLGEVLDVRIVKNMAGRSKGYAYVEFNNESTVQAALAMDREKMEGRPMFISPCVDKAKNPTTFKFPTSLDKHTLFVSNLPFDAKESEIEELFSKHGVVKQVRLVTNRAGKPKGYGYVEYEQESSASTAVLTLDKTEVKGRTISVALSNPPTRRGPPRQEHPPPPPPGSRGRAKTQLQLIPRSLQKTSSTPHTSSSTSSPDPQGRAPASKGESQEKSAGSKGFSNEYFRSLMQKK